Sequence from the Maribacter aquivivus genome:
AGTTCAATATCGCTTTTAAGCTGTTTAGCGTGGCTTCTCTAGTTTTTGGTATCATACTTAGTCCGGTGTGGAGTTCGGTTACCAATGCCCAGGTAAATAACGATTATACCTGGATCAAGAAGTTAATTAAGAAGTTGCTACTAATCTGGGGTATTATTGCTGTAGGAAGTATTATTGTTTTAATGATTGCACCTACCATTTATCACTTATGGATTGGTGATATTATTACGATACCGTTCATAACATCATTAGGTGTGTTGCTTATTGTACTATCTAATTGTTTTTCTTCAATTTTTATTAGTGTCCTAAACGGTATGGGTAAAGTAAACCTGCAATTTTACATTTCCATTTTTGTTATCATATTTTTTGTACCCATAGCTTATTTTCTATCGGTAGAGATGAGTTACGGTATTTTTGGAATATGTATGGCAATTGTCATTACAAATGTGAACGGTTTAATAGTAGCACCATATCAGGTGTACGTAGAAATGAGAAAAAATCGAAAATTACCAGCTTAAAAAGTTGTAATAAACTAGAGATGATGTCAACTAATGAAAAGAAATTAATTACTGTTTTACTTACGGTTCACAATCGTAAGATGAAAACGTATAGCTGTTTGCAAGCATTATCTAAATGTATTTTAGATGATGGTTTCGAGTTGAATATATTCTTGGTAGATGATGGTAGTACTGATGGTACGACCGCGTATTTGCAGGATAAGTTTGATAATCTTCGGATTATACAAGGGTCAGGAAGTTTATTCTGGGCCGGTGGTATGCGAGCTGCCTGGAAATATGCCAATGAGCATGAAAAAAATACAAATTACTATTTGCTATTAAATGATGATACCATTGTTTTTGAAGATACTATTACCAGATTGTTCAGTGATTTGAAAGCTACTAATGAGCCGAAGAGTATTATAGTGGGACCAACTATGGATCCAGATACAAAAAAGATATCCTATGGCGGACATCAACTATTAAATAGACTGACTTTTAAAAGTAAAATGTTAATACCTAATAATGAGTTTCCTCAAAAATGTGAGTTAGGTAATGCCAATATAATGTTGGTACCTAAAGAGGTATTTGTCGAAATTGGATCACTAACAGAAAATTATACACATGGTATAGCGGATTTTGACTACACTCTGAAAGCTTTAAAAAATGGTATCAATACCTATATTTCTAGTTCTTACTGTGGCTATTGTATTAATGACCACGGAGTAAGTTGGTTAAGTCAAAAAAGTAATTTAAAAGATCGTTTAAAGTATTTGTATAGTCCTACAGGATTATCATATAAAGAATATTTACAATTTGTAAAAACACATTTTCCATTACATCTACCACAAGCCTTTTTATTGTTGTGGTTTAAAACCTTATTTCCTATTGTTTGGCAATTATTTAAAAATGAAGAATATTTAAAATGAATACGGATTTGTCCATATCCCCCTTACTTTTTATTATTTTTAATAGACCGGAACAAACAAGAAAGGTCTTTGAAATGATAAAAAAGGCTAGACCTAAAAAACTGTATGTTGCAGCAGATGGACCTAGACAAAATAGTACTGATGAGCAACGTTGTAAAGAGACTAGAGCTATCATAGATTTAGTGGATTGGGACTGCGAGGTTAAAACACTTTTTAGAGAAGAAAATATTGGTTGCGGCTTAGGACCAAAAAAAGCAATTGATTGGTTCTTTGAAAATGAAGAAGAAGGTATCATTTTAGAAGATGATTGTTTGCCTTCAGAAAGCTTTTTTAAATTCTGTTCAGAACTGTTAGAAAAATATCGAGATAATAGCCAGATAATGCATATTGGAGGTTCTAATTTTCAGAACGGATATGTTTCAGATTCTGATTACTCGTACTACTTCTCTTATTTCAGTCATGAATGGGGTTGGGCTAGTTGGAGAAGAGCTTGGAAACATTATGATTATGAAGTGTCAACGTATCCGGAGTTAAAAAAGAAAGGATATTTCGATAAGTACTTTTCTAATTTTATTGAAAAGAAATACCGACTTAGCAAGATTGAAAAAACAATTAATGCAGAAGAAGTTACTTGGTGGGATTATCAGTGGGATTATACCAAATTAATCAATTCAGGATTATCTATAATTCCGCATCAAAACATGATTAAGAATTTAGGTTTTGGTGAAGATGCTACACATACTTTAAGTGCTAATGATGAAAGGCAAAAAAATGAAGCTCATGAATTAAAATTTCCCTTAGCACATCCTAGTTTTGTAATTAGAGACATAAAAGCAGATAAGAAATATTTTAATTGGTTTTTTAAAACCACAGTTCTACGTAGAAAAATATTAAGCTTCTTGCGATTTCCAGGATATTCAAGCTTAGGCTAATTTTAAACGAATTGGGTCAATGGTATTGATTTTGTTGCAGATTAGTTATCAGAATTACAGTTGAAATCAAGTAAAATAGGTTCTCTCGGTTCAAAATCGATATCATCTCTATAGTCTACAACTTCAAAACTATATTCTGGCCAAATGATATTGGTAGGATTACATGATTCATAAACTAGGCAGTCAGTTATTTTATTGCCACCAGAAGTATCAAAAGCTGCAAATATTAATGAGTTAGATGCTGGTAGCCCTCTGTCTTGTCCTAACTCTCCACATATAATTTGCTTCGCACGTAATCTGTTAAAAGTTACATTCCCAGAACCTTCAACTGAAGATGCAACACCATTTCCCATCTCTAAAAAGTCAACATCTTCAACAAGTCCGCCCGTACCTCCACGTGCACCTTCAGTATTTTGATCTTCAAACATTACACCAACACCCCTAGGGCTATTGTTGCCAACTATCAAACCTTTTTTAATCTGTTGTCCCGCACTTTTGTAAATACTAATATTGTCTTCGGTCCATGCAATTTCTCGGTCATTTATTACTGAAAAATTCTCCAATAATCCTCCAATACATTTATCGTATTGTACTAATTGTCCTCTAGGAAAAGGACCTCTCATATTGTGACCTTCAATATAGGTCAATACAGACTCATCGCATTGATCTAATCGAATACCGGTAGAGCCATCTTCTACTTTTACATGGGTAATTACTAAATTCTCAGTATCAAATCCCTCAATACAATTTCTGGTAGCATCTGGTAAAGGACCACTAGAAGGGGCATCTGTATATTTAATGGAACAGTTTTCTATCGTTAAATTATCTGCCTTAGCAAATTTAATACCCATATACGCACCGGTGTAATCAATAATACAATTTGATATGACGACGCCTGTAAATCCATTAATTTCTATACCATGCTGATTTAATGTTTTAATATGCAGGTTTTCTATGCGCTGGTTATTTTCAGTGACAATTATTGGACCTGAATCTTGACGAATGCTTGTGCATGGGGCTTCGACAATCTCAGGTTCTACTGTTTCAGGTTCAGCAATTGTTGGTACTACGGTATAGTTTTCTTCCGTTCCATTTTCAGAAGTTACAGTATAGGTAACTTCCTCGCTAAAATCTTGTGGAGTAGTGGTATCTGGTATTACGGTTGCAGCCGAATCAACGGTAATGGTAGGTTTTAGTTGAAGCGTAGATATGCTACTGGTATCAATGTCAACATATATAAGATTTTGTTCTTCATCAATAACACCTATAATATCTGTGTTCAAACCTATATTATCAATTGATTGTATGCTGAAATTAGAAATTCTAAGCGTTGGGATAAAAACAGCTTCTTCCGTTGAGGTATCTTTAATTATAGATTCGCTAAGAATATCATGGTCAGACGAACAAGACCCTAATTGTAAAAACGGGAATGTTAGTACAAGTAAAATAAATACTGTAGTGTTGAAGTACATGGGTTTAAATGTGATTCTTGCCATAACGTTTATTTATATCATTGGGCCATGAATAAATATTGAAGCGTTTAGTCTGTATTGTCTAGTCTCTATGAATAACTGATTTTTCCGTTGAATGTTGTTCTTGAATAATAAACAGGTTAATTTATGGAGTGAATATTGATAATTTGTAAAAAAAAATATTACAGATGAAGAGATGTAATTTTTATAAGATGGTTAAATAATTAAAATAGATCTAGAAAAAATGGATTTATATGAGATAGTACATTTACTAAATACTCTTAAATTGAAAATAAACTTACCTTTTCTGCAGATAAACGTAATTTTAGTGTTAATAATTTAGAATTCGATATCTTTGGTTTTAAATTCTAATAACCCCCGGAGTAATTGCTATTCCTAAATTATAGCTGTTAATATTTAACGGTTAGTTGGTTTTAAGAGAATGTATTTACTATGATTTTAGATGATTATATGATTGCTACTGATGTTAATTCAGAAGTTTTATGTCTTGGTTACCCTATTTATAATTCTTCACTTAATGATTTACCTAATAAATCAAAATTGTTGGTGAATACCATCAATCAATATTCATATTGTATTTCAGAAGAAGATGCTACTTTTAAAGAAGCACTTTTGAATAGTGATGTTATTTTGCCCGATGGTGTTGGTATTGTATTTGCATCAAAGTGGTTGAATGATGTTAAGGTAAAAAAAATAGCTGGAGCAGATTTTCATGAGTTTCAATTAAAACGTTTAAATAGTATTAATGGTTCTTGTTTTTACTTGGGTGCTTCAAACGAAACTTTAGGTAAGATAGAAACCAGGTTGAAAAAAGAATACCCAAATGTGAAATTTGGTAGTTACTCGCCACCCTATAAACCAAGCTTTACAGAAGAAGATAACGTAAAAATGATACAAGAGGTGAACAATTTTAGTCCAGATGTATTATTTGTGGGTATGACTGCTCCAAAACAAGAAAAATGGAGCTATGCGCATAAAGGTGAACTTGAAGCTAAAATTATCTGCTCTATAGGTGCTGTATTTGATTTTTATGCAGGGACCGTAGAAAGACCTAATAAAATTTGGCAAGATTTAGGTTTAGAGTGGTTAGGTCGTCTTTTTAAAGAACCTAAAAGAATGTGGAGACGATATATTTATTATGGTGGCATTTTTGCTAAGCATATGGTAAAGGCTAAATTTAATCGCTTATAGTTAAATGGAACTGATACAACTTTAATATTCTGGTATTCTAAATTTATTTTAATTAGTCCTAACTTCAAGTGATTTCTAAATAAAATAAAATTTTAGTTACTAAATATTAATTACATAAGTTGAGACTTGAATTTTCTATAACATTATTTGTTCCTCTTAGCCTAAAACACCCCGGACTTGTGGTAATAACTTCAACTCCCGATAATGAAACGTTTTCTCCGTCTGCACTATCCAAAGGATAGACAGTAGAGGTAAGTGAATTATCTTTGAGTACCATATTTTCGAAAATTACATTATCTAGATTTCCTACAAATCTTAAGGTGTTAAATTTGTGACGATCTTGGAATATACCGGTTTCGCTTTCGGCATACATATTTTTGAATGTTCCATTAGAAATATCTTGAATGTCAGCGAGCCCATCTCGTCTATAAGAAGAGTATCCATCTACTGTTACGTTGGTAATATGATCTGTGAGTTTAAGAGAATTGCAATATCCACCACCTGATCTTACATTAGGTGAACCAACATAATTACCATTATCAATTACGTCAGAAATATGTACCTCTCGAGAATCGTTCGGTTGACCATCTTTGTTGATGTAAAACAAATGAGGTGGAGGTGACCAAGTACCACCATTTCCGCCAATATCACCTCCAGCGGAATTTTGAATATCAGTATACCTATGCGAACGTACTGTCTCAACATTAAAATTTGACACATTACCTTGTATGCCCATAATTGTGCCATCTAAAGTCAATCTTCTTAATGTAACGTTTGAAGTTTGAGTTTTAGGGTCAGTACTTTCGTTCGTTACACTGGTATTTTCGTTAAACTCTGTCGTTAACTTCATGAAATAAGGGCAGAATTGTTGTGCATTTGCACCATCTGGCACTCTTAATGAAACATCTTCTAGTAGAATATTTGAGGCGCCTCTAATGTTAAAAACTGCCCAAAAGGAAATTGCTCCCGACCATGCAGGGTCAGCGCCAGAAAAAGACATTCCTTTATTAGCAATTAACCAGTTTTCTACCTGTAATTGATTGGCGGCATTTGTTTGCGAATCAATCGGTAAGGTAGAATAGGTTTGATCCCATACCATATTTATATTTTTAAAGGTAACATTATCGGCAAGTGCTATTATAAATGCTGGTGAACGTAAGTTGTTGATAATTAATTCTGATTCAGATGTACCCTCTATCCAATCATTATCATTCAAGAAAATTGACTTTGTACCAGTAGCCGAAACATCAATAAACATTTTTCCATCGATCAAAATTTTGGCATTTGTATTATTTGCTTGTTTAAGGGTCTCTACAAGATAGTCTCTGTCATCGGTCGAACCGTTCATGTAAGCGCCAAACCATTGAGGCTTAATAAACTCTGTGCCAAGGGTTCCAGCTAAATTAATTGATTCAAAAATACGTTGGTTGTCTTCAGTTTGAATTATTGTATTGTTGAAGGATATGGTACCATTAACTAGGGTGCCACCTTTAAAAATTAAGGTAATATTTTCCGGTAATATTATTTCTTGACCACTAAGCTCAAAACGGTCAAAAATCTCCCATGAAGCATTACCCATATTTGCAGGAATATTACTCCAATCAAAATTGCTTGGGATTACAAAATTCGTACTACTTATGTCGTCGGTACCACTAGTATTATCAGTTTCCTCGTTTCCTTCTGGTTCTATTGTTACAGTGCCTTCTTCAGTTGTAGTAGAACCATCTTCCTCTTCTACTTCAATGACATAATCAAAGGTGTCTGTTTCTTGATTGTTTTGTTCTTCAGTTTCAGAATCGTCGGATGATGATTCTGAAGTTTCAGTTGATGTTTCTGATTCTTCTGATTCATTGGAAGAAGAATCAGAAGAATCTTCATGTGGCGTTTCTGCTGTATTGGAATCAACTTCATTATCAGAAGTATCTGTAGGAGTATAAATAATTTTTTGATTTTCACTAATCTCTATAGCTCCATTTTCTGGATTAGAAGTTTGAATAATTTTCACATTTTGCCCTGCTGCAAATGTATCATTGGCTAGTACATCTAAAATTATAGGGTCGTACCCGTTAATTATAAAAGCATCATCTACTGCATATTGATTATTGTTTTCATTAATGTTGGTAACATATTCTGAGAGAATATCCGTATCCTTACTACAAGAAAAGTGAAGTGAAAATATTGCTAATAAAAAAAGTATATTAATCTTCTTGAAAATTAATCGTTGCATAAATAGGTTCATATTGTAGATGTAATTTTGGGGTGGGTGGTACTTAAACAATTACTTTGGGGTTGTATTTGTTTAAATAATTAACTATGTTCTTTATTTGTTTTTTGTTTATATTTTTGATATACGTATACAATTAAGGTTTTGGTTGTCCAAGACATTGATTATTAGACAATTGTTTTTTAAAATGTTGTGAAAACCTCATTTAGGATAAGTATAATTTTGGTTTTTTGTTGTAAAGAAATATTTAATAATTTTTTTACAAAAATATTTAAATAAATAAAATAATCGATGAAATATTCAAATAATCGATGAAATACACTTGATAATTTTTTAATCTATTTTTTATTCAACTTTCTTAAGCAAAACTTGAATAAAATGTAATTAATAGTTGAATTACGTAGTTTTTGGAAAAACTTAATAAACAATATTTTATTTAGAGGATCTATTAAGAATGTAGAAATACAGACTTGGGTAAGATTAGAATTTGTCTGTTTTAGGACGTATAGTAAGTACAATTAAGAATATATCTTAATTAAATTCTTACTATAGAATAGGTAAAACTGCATAGAACAGATGTACCTCGATTTAAAAATGAATCTAATTATTTTTATATTTTATAAAGACTATTCTCGTAGTTTTTATAAAATTAATAAGGTATAATAAAATACTAGGTTTAAATTCTGACATACCATAGTAAATTACGGTAATCGGAAAAATTCTGTTTTCTTGAATGGTATTAATCTTGATACTTTGTATTTTTTTTTTGCTTTTATCAGTCGAATTGTAGAGTTATGATTTTTAAGGAAAATTTAAATATTTTATTTTATTGTTTCAATGATAGAACATAGTTGGAAACTTCTATTATTTCGTCATTTGAAAGTTTATTTTTCCAAGCGGGCATAGCGCCGTTTGCCGATCCATTTTTGATAATAAATTTCAAATTTTCTTTTCCCTTTGCTTCTTTATCGTTAATTAAATTGGGTGCTATGGCTCCTTGTCCCTCTCTTCCGTGGCATGTTTGACAATTTTGTTGGAAGATAGTTTTTCCAGTTTTTAATCTTTTATTAAATTCTTCATTGGTTGATGATAAGATTTTAAAATTTTCTTTTCTAATGGGTTTAAATAAGGTAATGGTCAAATTATTAAACCCAGATACGTAAATATTACCATTTATTGGGTTCTCTATAAGATCTAGAGGACCGCCATCTAAAACTAAGCCCATATCAGAACCTAGATAATCTTGAACTATATCCTTTTTTGACCCACCAGGTCTTAGAATAATAATGTCATTGTATTGCATTCTTGTCACTAGAATACAGTTTTGCAATTTTCCATTGAATACTTTGCTTTTATATTCAATAATACCAGTGGGGGCAACGTGTGGTCCAAAATCATAAGAAAATCCTCTAAAATTGGTATCTGCTTCTATTCCGTTATATTCAAAATTTTCAACATCTATATCACCTCGATTGAGAACGTATTCTGCTCTTAAAGGGTTTGGGTGTCCATAATAACCGCCTTGCTCTACACGAACCATAAAATCATTTTGATCAGGCTGAGCTCCTATAATTGCTCGAATATTTTTTGGTCCTTTATAGTTTATCGATGATAGAGGCGGGACGTAGTAGGGAGATTTTGGGTTAGAGGTTGGTGTGTTTTCATTTCCTCCAGAACCATTAATGGTTGTGTATAACTGACCATTGCTATGCCAAACTAAATCATATGCATTTCTTACACCTGTAGCATAGATTTTTAATGGTGAATTATTTTGATATGGATCATAATTTCCGCCACCATCTTTTGTTTTAACATCTAGAGGTAGTTCATTTGGTAATTTATTGGTGTCTAAAATTAAAATAGTAGCGGATAATGATGCCTCTTGAAAAGGTTTTTGCTTTTTCTCACAATCACACCATCCCATACCTGTGTTGGCTCCTTGACTAAAATATAGTTTACCATTCTCGTCAAAAACAATAGAGTTTGCAAAATTTTCTTGATTTGGACCAAAACGGGGCAAACCTTTTATTATTATTTCATTTCTCAGGACCTCATCTGTTTCGCTGCTTAATTGTAAACGTGTTATACTACCAGCCCAATCTATTTTATCTTGATTCATAGAAGAATTTGAGAACTTTACCCAATCACTATCGGTTTCTGAGTTTGAAGTCCAAATAATTAAACTATCGGAACTGGATATGGGGTCGAAAGCTAAACCTATTGTGAATTTTGATAAGTCGCCATATGGTTTAAAGGTGTGTTCTAATTGTAATTCTCCAGTCGGCTGAATGTTAAACCGTAAAATCTGTCCATTAATTTCACTTGCATATAGCTTGTGGTCAGGTCCGATAACTAAACTGGTAAATTGTCCTTTAATAGTTTTGTCTAAATTGACTTTTTGGAAGAGAATACCATCTAATTCATTGTTAGGCATTGTGTTGTATATGCGTATTTGTCTATTTATATATCTATTGATTCGATTTGGATAAAACACAAGAATTAGTAATAATCCTAAAGTAAATAGCATTGCGACTTTTTTTGATTTACCATTCATACAAATCATTAAATAGATGAATTTTTTTAAAATTTAAAGCCTTATTTGATAATTCTGCAGTATAAACAACTTCATTTTTTCTTTATCGCCTCCGCAATGCTTTTTTATTTCATAAATTTTGGCATCTACTAAGGTTCTATACCACCAACCTTGTAAAAAATGCCATAAAAATCCTTCTTTACCTTGTGTAAAGCCAAGTTTTAAAAAATAACGGTAAATAAAATATATAAAGGATCGCCAAAAGAGGGGCATATTAGCGTATTTTTTTTTCTTGTCTCGTTTGGACAAGGCGTCTTTTGACATCTCATATTGCAATACTTCTGAAGATTTCGGTTTTATAAAGTTGTATTCTAAATTTAATAAATCTATCGCCTCTCTAATAGAATATCCATCATGTTTTTGAATCCACCAACCAAGGGGGTTTAAATTATGGTCTACAAAGTATCCTTCAAAATGGATGCTTTTTCCCTTTGTCAATACTATATGCTCATCCATCCATCTTTCCTCACAAAATCCATGCTTATTTTTAAATAATCTTAGCATGTTCATTTGTAACATTCCCTTGGTCATTAATGTATTAAGAAAATACATTTTTCGTTCGAATACTATTCCTGATATATTTTTTTCTAAACGTGGTAGTTTTCGATTGATTTCGGAAATCAAGTCTGCCATTAAATATTCATCGGCATCTAGACGAAAAACCCACTCGGTAGTAATTGGCAAGTTGTTCAAGCCCCAATTTAGCTGTTTGGCATAATTATTTTCCCATTTATTTTGGTATACTTTTGCACCTAACGATTCTGCAATGTGAATTGTATTGTCGGTAGAAAATGAATCTACCAAAAAGATTTCTTCAGAAAATTTTTGAGCATTTTTTATACAGCGTTCTATATGCTTTTCTTCATTATAAGTTAGAATGATTGTAGATATGGTATCCATTAGCTTTTTATTTCTCTGATTTTTATAAATTTTGCAGGATTTCCGCCAACTACTGTCCAAGAATCTATTTTCTTAAACACAGCCGATCTTGCTCCAACAACGGCTCCATCTTCAATTATAACCCCTGGTCCTATAAATGCATCTGCGCATACCCAAACTTGATTTTTTATATATATAGGAGCTGCGTACCATTCTAAAGATGGTGTTGTGTGGTAGTGAGAACTAGCGCAGATATAACTTTTCTGAGAAATTATAGTGTTTGACCCTATGCAGACCAAGCCTTGGTTATAGATATCTACATTGCGCCCTATTGCACTAAACGAGCCCATTTCTAAGTTCCAGGGTGCCCAAATTTTTACACTTGCATATATTAAACTATTGTTACCTATTTTGGCACCAAATAGTCTTAAGATGAAGTTTCGCCATGTACGAAAAATGTTAAGAAAAAAGACGCGAAAGAATAAAATATAAGTAATTGACCAAATAACCCTTTTTATCCTACTTTTTAATGTAAAAGGATCATGATATTTAGACATGTCAATTCTATTCATTAAATATACTATTAGATTGTTATTGAACTTTTAAAGATTGAAATCTCATTAGATTATAAACTGGTTTTAAGTTTTTGGCTATAAAATGAGAAGAAGTAATTAACTTTTCTATCATCCAAATCTTAACTGAACTATAATTTAAAATTTCTTTACGAATCTTATTTGCTTCTGCTAGACCCTGTTTTTTATTTACACTGGAAACTCCATCTAAGTTGAACAGGCAAATCCAATTATCGATGTATTGAATATTTGATGCCTTGCTCAAAAATTCAATTGTGAATTTATAATCAGCAGAAATAGGATAGTTATGTTGATCAAAAGATAAATTATTTTCTTTTATAATTTTGAGTGAGTATATCATGGCTTGATGATTTGTAAACATACCATACCATGAATACTTGTGGTTTCTAGCTTTCTTGTAGTTTAGGTCATTTGAATTATGTTGTTTTACAACGGCATTGCCATAAATGAAGTCAGACTCTTTGGTTTTAACATCTTCAAATATAGAAGATAGTGTGTGCTTGTTAAATAAAGAGTCTCCACTGTTTATAAAGATCACATAATCTCCCGTAGATAGGCTTAAACCTTTATTCATTGCATCGTACAATCCTTTATCAGGTTCAGAAATAAAAACATTTATCTTTTCATTGTATTTATTTATTATATCTGTAGTTCCATCATTAGAAGCTCCATCTATTATAATATATTCTTGGTTTAAATATGTTTGATTTATACAGCTAAGAATCGTCTTTTCAATTGTTTTCACTTCATTATAGGAGATAGTTATAATGGATATTTTTTTCATAGTCGTTAATTTTTTAGCAAACCATTTAGAAAAGTATTCGCAGTGATTTCTATAGAGAAATATTCTTTGTAAACATTTATAGCAGATTGGGCAAAATTTTCTTTTACTTGAAAATCGAAATCATACCATTTTCTTAGTAAAGCTTCTGTGCCTATCATGGTATCTTGTTCAATAATACCGGCATTACCTTGTTCTATTTCACGCCAAATATTAACCTTGTTACTTATAAGCACAGGTTTTCTACAAGCCAATGCTTCAACAACAGCGATACCAAAATTTTCTTGATGGCTTGGAAGAATAAAGACATCACTTTCGTAAAATGCCCCCCATTTAGAAAGCCCTTTTAACATACCCGGAAATATGATGTTATTTGATGTTGAGGCTAGTTGTTGCATCGCTATTCCATAAGACTCTTCCAAACCTGGTCCGGCGATTATTAATTGGGGCAAGTTTTGTATTTCTTTTTCTAGTTTTAAATAAGCCATGATCAAAAGATCAACTCCTTTTTTAGGATGTACCCTACTTAGAAAGATAATATGAGGTTTCCCGTTCCATTGGGGTACTTGTTTTGAAAAAGCATTTCGCATTGAAGAATGCTTTTTTGGGGGTGGTTGAATACCATAGCCAACATTTATTTCTGTTTTAGGATTGTAGTTGGGGAAGGTAGTCCTTGCCAATAGCAACTCTTCTTCACAGGTAAATAAAATTCCATTTGCATTGTTCACTACTTTTTTCTCAATTAATTTCCAGTAAATATCATTCCGCAGTGCTTTTAGTTTGCGTGTTGTTGCTTTTTGGAAATATGGGTCTAACATGCCATGTGGCATAACATATACTTTTGGTGATGTTTTATAATTTTTTCTATGTGTTAAAATAGATTTGATACCTGCATAACTAGAAAAAAGCCATAGCCCATGTATTATGACAATATCAAATTTATTATAGTTGTCAAGTAGCCATGGAATTAGTTTTTTATTGTATTTCCAAGGCGTTTTAGCTTCACCTAATGTATGAATAGGAAAGATATCTTGACCTAGATAATCTGCGTTTGGGCTGTCCAAACAAACTACTTCGTTATGAACATTTGATTTTTGTAGCTCGGGAATTGCGTTTCTGATTCCTTGGCAAGGCCCTCCCTGTTTAGGATCCATACTTGGAATAATACGTAGAATGTTCATGTTTTGGCTAAATTTTGATATAGTTCAACATATTGTTTGGCTATGTTCTTAACAGAAAATCTTTTTGCGTTCACTAATCCTTTTTCAATAATATCCAAGCGATAAACATTATCGGTAATTACCTTTTTATATGCTCTTGAAATTGACTTTTCACTAGTTGGATCAACAAATACAGCTCCATTTCCAGCAACTTCAATAATAGGCTCTATTTTTGAAGTAATAACTATTCGACCAGTTTGTTGACCTTCAATTACGGGCATTCCAAACCCTTCATATAATGAAGGAAAATTAATTATATCACTATTAATATACTCTAATCTTATTTCTTCGTCCGTAAGATTAAACCTGTTGGAATAATCAATGTTATACATTTTTAAAAGCTGTAGTTGTAACTCGTTTAAAGTACCTATAATGCGAAGATGACAGGGTATTTCTTCTAGCGCTTTTATCGTTTTGTCTAAATTTTTATTCCAACCTGTGCCTATATGTAGAATAACCGGTCTTTCTTGATTGAAAGACTTCTTGGAAAATTTAAATATCGGGTCAACGGCGTTGTGTATAACTTCTAGTTTGTCGGTTTTAATTTTACTGAGGATATTATTTTTGGTTTGATCAGAAATGCATACTACTTTATCGGCAATTTTTAATGGTAAATACAACCA
This genomic interval carries:
- a CDS encoding glycosyltransferase family 2 protein — encoded protein: MSTNEKKLITVLLTVHNRKMKTYSCLQALSKCILDDGFELNIFLVDDGSTDGTTAYLQDKFDNLRIIQGSGSLFWAGGMRAAWKYANEHEKNTNYYLLLNDDTIVFEDTITRLFSDLKATNEPKSIIVGPTMDPDTKKISYGGHQLLNRLTFKSKMLIPNNEFPQKCELGNANIMLVPKEVFVEIGSLTENYTHGIADFDYTLKALKNGINTYISSSYCGYCINDHGVSWLSQKSNLKDRLKYLYSPTGLSYKEYLQFVKTHFPLHLPQAFLLLWFKTLFPIVWQLFKNEEYLK
- a CDS encoding nucleotide-diphospho-sugar transferase produces the protein MIKKARPKKLYVAADGPRQNSTDEQRCKETRAIIDLVDWDCEVKTLFREENIGCGLGPKKAIDWFFENEEEGIILEDDCLPSESFFKFCSELLEKYRDNSQIMHIGGSNFQNGYVSDSDYSYYFSYFSHEWGWASWRRAWKHYDYEVSTYPELKKKGYFDKYFSNFIEKKYRLSKIEKTINAEEVTWWDYQWDYTKLINSGLSIIPHQNMIKNLGFGEDATHTLSANDERQKNEAHELKFPLAHPSFVIRDIKADKKYFNWFFKTTVLRRKILSFLRFPGYSSLG
- a CDS encoding DUF5018 domain-containing protein, whose translation is MARITFKPMYFNTTVFILLVLTFPFLQLGSCSSDHDILSESIIKDTSTEEAVFIPTLRISNFSIQSIDNIGLNTDIIGVIDEEQNLIYVDIDTSSISTLQLKPTITVDSAATVIPDTTTPQDFSEEVTYTVTSENGTEENYTVVPTIAEPETVEPEIVEAPCTSIRQDSGPIIVTENNQRIENLHIKTLNQHGIEINGFTGVVISNCIIDYTGAYMGIKFAKADNLTIENCSIKYTDAPSSGPLPDATRNCIEGFDTENLVITHVKVEDGSTGIRLDQCDESVLTYIEGHNMRGPFPRGQLVQYDKCIGGLLENFSVINDREIAWTEDNISIYKSAGQQIKKGLIVGNNSPRGVGVMFEDQNTEGARGGTGGLVEDVDFLEMGNGVASSVEGSGNVTFNRLRAKQIICGELGQDRGLPASNSLIFAAFDTSGGNKITDCLVYESCNPTNIIWPEYSFEVVDYRDDIDFEPREPILLDFNCNSDN
- a CDS encoding WecB/TagA/CpsF family glycosyltransferase, with product MILDDYMIATDVNSEVLCLGYPIYNSSLNDLPNKSKLLVNTINQYSYCISEEDATFKEALLNSDVILPDGVGIVFASKWLNDVKVKKIAGADFHEFQLKRLNSINGSCFYLGASNETLGKIETRLKKEYPNVKFGSYSPPYKPSFTEEDNVKMIQEVNNFSPDVLFVGMTAPKQEKWSYAHKGELEAKIICSIGAVFDFYAGTVERPNKIWQDLGLEWLGRLFKEPKRMWRRYIYYGGIFAKHMVKAKFNRL